Sequence from the Herpetosiphon gulosus genome:
TCAAGCATACGCTATAATGGTCAACAAAAACTCATGATTGAGCGGCACACTGGGGTGTGCACAATTGTTAACCGTAGGAGTTATCCGATGTCAGGGCATACAAAATGGCATGAAATTCGCCGCAAAAAAGGGGTTCTTGATCAACGCCGAGGCCAACGCTGGACGAAAATCGCTCGTGATATTACGATCGCCGCCCGCGAAGGTGGTGGCAGCCCCGACATGAACTTCCGGCTGCGCTTGGCGATTGAAAAAGCCAAAGCCGATAATATGCCATCGGATAATATTCAACGAGCAATTGATCGCGGCACTGGCGTAAGCGGTGAAGCAGCGCTCGAAGAAGTTACCTACGAAGGCTATGGCCCAGGCGGAATTGCAGTGATCGTCGATGCTGCCACCGACAATCGCAACCGCACCGTTTCCGAAATTCGCACCGCCTTTAACAAAAATGGTGGAACGCTCGGCGAAGGCGGTTCAGTCGGTTGGATGTTTGACATCAAAGGTTTGATCAGTATTGATCGAACTGAAAAAACCGACCCCGATGAAGTGACCTTGCTGGCGATCGATGCTGATGCTGATGATGTGATTGTCAACGACGATGCAATTATTGTTTACACCGAGTTTAGTAAATTGGCGGCGGTGCGCGATGCGCTCAATGAACAAGGCCTGAAAATCAGCACGGCGGAAAAAACCATGCTGGCCAAGACAATCATGGAAGCTGACGAAGCGACGACCTTCCAGATTTTGCGGCTAATGGAGCGGCTCGAAGATCTCGATGATGTGCAAAAAGTCTATAGCAACCTTGAAGTATCCGATGAACTAGCCGAAAAATATGCCGAACAAGGCTAGTTAATTGGCTGCATGCAGCCAGAACCAGCACGGTTTTAACTGTGCTGGTTTTGTTTAAGTTTGTGTTATCCCCACCAAATCCAAGCCAAATAGTAAAACAGAATAAGGCGATTCTGGTATAATCAGGGACGATTATCCAAACCCTTGCAGTACAGAAGTCCTATGGACAACCTACGCTATGCCTCAACTTCATGCCAAGAAAGCAGGGTATGAAGCTAGATCTACAGGTTAAACACCATGATATACAGCGCAATTGCAGCAAGGGGCGCACACTCCCGCCCCATCCAGCACTATCCAGCACTATCCGCTAGCTCACGAGGAGACGCACGATGACCAATTTTGAGTTCTGGCAAAAAGTTAAGGAAATGGGTCAGATCACGTATGACTGGTGGTATCCTACGATTGCGCTTCCGGCTTTAATTTGGGCAGTTTCGGTTCTCTTCTTGGCAATCTTTGCCGCACGTAAAATTAAAAAAGTGCATAATCGCTTTTTAACCCTCTTTTTATCGACCATTCCAGTATTGTTGATCTTCCCATCGGCCTATATTACCCAAGCTCTTGGCAGTGCGCTGAATCGGGTTGGTTATACGTTGCCTGAGAATGTCAACGATTTTGCCAGCAACGATGCACTCGTGCTCGGCAATTATCTGAATGCCTTTGGCTTATGGGGAGTATTGGGCATCACCTTCACCTTACCGTTGATTCTGAGCAGCCTCTCACGCAGCGAAGTGCCAGTGATCAGCCCAGCCATTCGCAATGCCACCAAAACCATCACCAATATTGCTACCCGCGCTTTTGGCCGACGTGGCGGAGCTGGCGGTGGTGGGCGGATTAATGCACCCTATGGCTCGATCACAATCAACAATGGCTCGCGTAAAGGCTCAATCGAAGCCTTACGACCCGATTTTACAATTGGCGGCAAGGGTGATATCCAAGTTAGTGATGTAATTGTTTCACGGACCCATGCCAAATTTGTGTTGGAAGATAATCAAATTGCCGTGATTGACCTTGGTAGCACCAACGGCACTTTCTTGGTGCGCGATGGTCAAGGCTTTATGCTCGATAGTCAGCCTGTGCCGCTTGAACATGGCGATATGCTCTATCTCGGCGACCCCAACCAAGACAATGCAGTAGAAATGGTATTTGAGTTTAATACAGGAGCATAACCTCATGAAAACGTGGATTTTGCGTTGTAGCCTTGCGTTGCTGCTGCTCTCGCCAGTTTTGACCTATGCTCAAGCAGCCTATGAAGTTAAACTCACCGATGCTCAATTACTGCAAGATCGGGTGGTCAACTTCAAGATGCGGGTGACTGATACGACCACTGGTCAGGATGTACCACCTTTGGAACCTGGCGATATTGCAATTTATCAAGATGGTCAATTGCTAACAGATTCTCAATTGGTGATGCATGCCATCACCACTGATGCGACCCACCCAACCAGCCACACGATTCCCTTTGATAGCCAAAATGTTTTACGCGCTTCGGGGGCAACGATTGGCTTGGTGACTGATTTAAGTGTTGCGCTCGGCGATCCGTTTATCGGCGAAGTTCGCACTGCTGCTGAAAGCTGGATCAACCTTGGTAACGCGGTTTCACCCAACGATCCAGAATCGATTGGTTTGTTTATTCCGCGCTCATCAAATAGCCAATCAACCCGTCCAGCCGCTGCACCCGAGTTTGATCGCGACCACAATAAAATTATTGGGGTTTTGCGCACTGAGCCACCACGCGATGGTGCAACCAATTTGTATGGGGCAGTCTTAGAGGCCGTTACTGCTACCGCAGCCGAAGCCAAAAAACGCGGCACTGATAGCTATGTAGTGGTATTTGGCGATGGCTCGGTTACCCCCGATAGCGCTGGTTTGTTCAGCCAAATCGTCGATCTTGCCAATAAAAACAACACGATTATTATTGCCGTTGGGATTGGCAAGACTGAAAATTTGGATAAAGCTAGCAATCAACTGCCTAATTTAGCCAGCAGCACCAACGGGCGCTACGTTGCTGGAGGCCCAGAAGAGCGGCCAAGCAAAATGGAGCAAGCCTATAAAGCCTTGGTTAAGCCCGTTAACCGCACTGGCTACGATCTGGCATTTGCCCATACAGCACCGCGCGACGATAAACAACACACCTTCCAAGTTAAGGTGACGATTGCAGGCCAAACCTGGGAAAGCTCAACTTTGCCAATTCCAATTGGTGGGCTAGCCACCGAATCGGAGTTTACCTCGTTAAGCCAACTTCAAAAATATTATCTACTGCGTGGCGTGCCCGCCGCAATTATTTTGGCAGCAGTCACAACCGCTTTAGCAACCGCCACCCGCCGTCGCCCAACTCGGATTGATCCAGGGGCTGGCAAGTAGGCTATCGGAGGAGCGACTATGCATCTTGTTGCAGGTCAACAATATGGGCGCTATGAAATTGTTGATGATCGTTTGGCGGAGGGGCTTTCCGGCCCGGTCTATCATGCGATCATCAACCACGATGATGGGCATCGTGAAGAAGTGGCGCTCAAATTTCTGACGAACAAACTTCCTCAAGTTCGTCAGTATTTTATGAATGAGGAACGTTTGCTGAAGAAAGCCGAGCACCCCCATGTGATCGGCTTTGTGCACAGTAATGTCCGTGACGAGCCCTATACGCTAGCCACGACGTTTGTTTATGCCTACAGCAATAAAGAGTTATCGAAGCAAAAAAGCGAAACTATCGCGCTACAAATTGCCGAGCAAATTGGCAGCGCGTTGGATTATCTGCATATTGCCCACCCCGATAGCCCAGTTATTCATCGTGATGTAAAGCCCGATAACATTTTGGTTGATAAAGCCTCGCACGATGCGATTCTGATTGACCTCAGCGTGGCTTCACACGAACGCTTTGCCTTGGTCGATGAACGTGGTTTTGGTACACCACCGTATATGGCTCCTGAGCAATATACGGGGCATGAAGTGCCAGCAACCGACCAATATGCCTTGGCCTTGGTTGTCTACTACTTCCTAACTGGCGATACGATTCCAACGATCAAACCGCCCAAAATCAAGGGCATGGAATCGAATGATCCCCAAGTATATCAATCAGCTTTGGCGATCTGGAATACTGAATTTCGTCAGCAATTGGCGGCTCAGAACGAGCGGATTCGCAAAAACTTGGCCAAACATCCCACCGCAATCGAGGTTTTCTTAAAAGCGACTGCCTTCGAGCCAACCGAGCGGTATAGTTCATGTGCAGCCTTCAGTATGGCCATGCACGAAGCGTTGCGCAACGATGGAGCCGCATTTGCCGCTCCAAGCATGCCGATCAGCAATTCACGGCGCTCAACCATGATCAGTATTGGGGCAATTAGTGCTCTGGTTTTAATTGCAGTGCTCTTTTTATTGTTGGGTGGTGGCGATACGCCTGATCCAAATGGTAAAGCAACGCCAGAACAAGCGGCGATGCCTCCAACCTCAACCTTACCCGAAACCCCCACTACTGGTGGTATTCCAACGGTCACGATCGAGGCGGTTATTCCAACCTCAACCTTACCACCAATAGTTTCACCAACTGCTGGGGGTCGTGAGGTAACCCTAAGTCAAGGCTATATTTTACGGGCCCGACCTGGCGATGGTAGCGCGAATGCCCTTGGAAGTGGCCAAGCGCTTGAAGGCCAAAAGTTTCTTGTGCTTGATGAGAACCCCAGCACAATCAATGGTGATCAACGGAAATGGTTCAATGTACAACGTATCAACGGTGGAGAAATAGGATGGCTACCAGAAACAGTCTTACGCTAGGCCACCAAGGAGCATTGCAATGAGTCAAGCAGCAAATCTGCCTAACCTCGTGGTCTATGGTCAAAGC
This genomic interval carries:
- a CDS encoding YebC/PmpR family DNA-binding transcriptional regulator, which produces MSGHTKWHEIRRKKGVLDQRRGQRWTKIARDITIAAREGGGSPDMNFRLRLAIEKAKADNMPSDNIQRAIDRGTGVSGEAALEEVTYEGYGPGGIAVIVDAATDNRNRTVSEIRTAFNKNGGTLGEGGSVGWMFDIKGLISIDRTEKTDPDEVTLLAIDADADDVIVNDDAIIVYTEFSKLAAVRDALNEQGLKISTAEKTMLAKTIMEADEATTFQILRLMERLEDLDDVQKVYSNLEVSDELAEKYAEQG
- a CDS encoding FHA domain-containing protein, giving the protein MTNFEFWQKVKEMGQITYDWWYPTIALPALIWAVSVLFLAIFAARKIKKVHNRFLTLFLSTIPVLLIFPSAYITQALGSALNRVGYTLPENVNDFASNDALVLGNYLNAFGLWGVLGITFTLPLILSSLSRSEVPVISPAIRNATKTITNIATRAFGRRGGAGGGGRINAPYGSITINNGSRKGSIEALRPDFTIGGKGDIQVSDVIVSRTHAKFVLEDNQIAVIDLGSTNGTFLVRDGQGFMLDSQPVPLEHGDMLYLGDPNQDNAVEMVFEFNTGA
- a CDS encoding vWA domain-containing protein; its protein translation is MKTWILRCSLALLLLSPVLTYAQAAYEVKLTDAQLLQDRVVNFKMRVTDTTTGQDVPPLEPGDIAIYQDGQLLTDSQLVMHAITTDATHPTSHTIPFDSQNVLRASGATIGLVTDLSVALGDPFIGEVRTAAESWINLGNAVSPNDPESIGLFIPRSSNSQSTRPAAAPEFDRDHNKIIGVLRTEPPRDGATNLYGAVLEAVTATAAEAKKRGTDSYVVVFGDGSVTPDSAGLFSQIVDLANKNNTIIIAVGIGKTENLDKASNQLPNLASSTNGRYVAGGPEERPSKMEQAYKALVKPVNRTGYDLAFAHTAPRDDKQHTFQVKVTIAGQTWESSTLPIPIGGLATESEFTSLSQLQKYYLLRGVPAAIILAAVTTALATATRRRPTRIDPGAGK
- a CDS encoding protein kinase → MHLVAGQQYGRYEIVDDRLAEGLSGPVYHAIINHDDGHREEVALKFLTNKLPQVRQYFMNEERLLKKAEHPHVIGFVHSNVRDEPYTLATTFVYAYSNKELSKQKSETIALQIAEQIGSALDYLHIAHPDSPVIHRDVKPDNILVDKASHDAILIDLSVASHERFALVDERGFGTPPYMAPEQYTGHEVPATDQYALALVVYYFLTGDTIPTIKPPKIKGMESNDPQVYQSALAIWNTEFRQQLAAQNERIRKNLAKHPTAIEVFLKATAFEPTERYSSCAAFSMAMHEALRNDGAAFAAPSMPISNSRRSTMISIGAISALVLIAVLFLLLGGGDTPDPNGKATPEQAAMPPTSTLPETPTTGGIPTVTIEAVIPTSTLPPIVSPTAGGREVTLSQGYILRARPGDGSANALGSGQALEGQKFLVLDENPSTINGDQRKWFNVQRINGGEIGWLPETVLR